The DNA sequence GGGTCTTTTCGCTCTAACAACGAAGGAAATGACATGACTCATGTATGGATCACACAATCACTTTAGACAACTTGCTGATTAACCAAGGTCGGGTATGCTCGTCGTGACACaggtatttctcggcctagtTTGCTTCAGAGTTGAGCTAATTCGTCAGCGTCAGTGTTTCGAACCCGTGAAATGTGTTTGAAAGTAACGTCATTGAAAGACTTGGCCAAATAACTGGCAACCATATGATAGGGCGCCAGAGTATAACTCATACAACGAAAAGTctcattaagttggttaattaCAAGTTCAGAATCATCGAGAATAAGGACACCCAGGTCGATgataagggcttcgtattcagCTTGATTATTCATGTAATCAAAACGGCTGTGATTTGGGGATTGAATAACTATCCCAACATCAGCGGAGATTGAAGTACTAGAACCATCAATGTGCATCGTCCAATAATTATCACATGTTTTCACCATGCCCATTTCAACGTCATTGCCCCCACAAACATATGGTGAGGGATGTTGGGCCAAGAAATCGGCCAACGCttggcctttgacagcttttTGGGGCACATATTACAAATTGAATTCAGACAGTGCCATTGTCCACTTTCCGATTCGGCCTTTTACTATAGCCGAGTGAGCATGTAATGAATGACATTGGTCTAGGCGATGACCTGAGTGACcaacgggagcatgtaatgcatGAGTTTTGATGCAGCGAAAAATAAGGCTAGGCAGAGCTTTTTGACGGCGGAATAATTAATCTCCGGTGGGTTGAGATTTCGACAAAGATAAAAAATGGCTTGTTCTTGCCCAACATCATTGTTTTGTGCAAGAAGGCATCCGATGGATTCTTCAGCCGCTAAGATGTACAGCTTAAGAGGTCTACCACGTCGTGGTGGGATCAGGACGGATGGAGTTGTGAGGGAGACCTTGATCTGCGTAAAAGCCTCTTGGTGTTTTGCATGCCATTCAAAAATGTCAGAATCCTTAAGTTTCAAGAGCGTGGAGAAGGCTTTCATTTTGCCCGTCAAATTGGCAATGAATCGACGGAAAAAGTTAATTTTGCCGAGCAACGACTGTAGTTGCTTCTTAGTCATCGGGGGTGGAGCGTTTATGATTGCTCGAGCCTTATTCTCGTCCACCTCAATTCGACGATGATGTACAAGGAAGCTGAAAAAATTACCGGCTGATACGTCGAAAacacatttggcaggattcattttaAGGTTATGTTGGCACATACGCAGGAAAGCCTGTCAAAGATCGTCTTAATGTGTTTGCCAAAGTTCTGATTTGATTACAACATCATCAATGTAGACTTCAACAGTAGTACCAATCAAGTCATGGAATATAGTATTCATGGCTCGTTGGTATGTGGCACCGACGTTCTTGGTGCCGAAAGGCATGATAACCCATTCATATGTGTTGAGTGCCCCTGGACAACGAAGAAGGGTCTTATGGACATCGACCTCGGTGATGAAAATCTGGTTCTAACCAGCAtatccatccataaaggataagatctcATGGTTTGATGCCGCGTCAATTACCAAATCTGAAATTGGCATTGGATattcatctttgggagttgctagattcaaattttgaaaatcaatacatATACGCAgggcaccacttttctttaatactGGGACAATGTTTGCCAACCATTCGacgtatcgagctgtccgaataaaCCTAGCTTTTAAAAGTCGAATGAGTTCATCTTTTATGCCGAGTTATACTTTGGTGGATAATCGTCGAGGTGGTTGGCGGAATGGTTTACACCTAGGTTTGATGAGTAATTCGTGTTCGACCAACGTTCGATACAAACCAGGCATCTCATGGTAACTCCAAGGAAAACAATCCTTAAATTCTTTAAGCAAATTACAGAGCTCGGTTTTTACATGTTAGGGTAACAAAGTACTAAGAACAAAGGCCGTGGATCTTTGGCCGTGCTAACATTTACTTCTTCTAAAGGATCTTTAACTTGAGGTTGACTATCTTTGAGCTCGGCCGGTGCAACCTGAACTTTGTTTAGTGATAGTATAGGGTCGTTGTCTCATTTGGCCAAAAATTCGACTAAACTTACTCCCGAAATCGGTTGCTTGGAAAtagcataccaatgggccaACAGTCGTTCCATGGTAGATGAAACTACGACCCAATGTCTGTCCTGTTTATCTTTAAACATCAGTATCTGCGATCAGGTCGGCCAACCCAAGCCTCGTCGAATCCTGATGGACAGTCTCGGTGCCTACCTTGATTGCTTTCTATACCGAAATTCAAGCCGGTCGTCCTTCCTTGTTCATACCCTGTAAGGTAATATAGCCGATATGATCATCGTAATACCATGCCTGAATCATATTGGCTTCAAACGGATGATTGTCGGCCGGATGAACCATAACGGATTTGCCATCCCAAAAAATGAGAACCTGGTATAATGAAGAAGGAATGCAATTTACCTGATAGATCCAATCCCGACCGAGTAATGCATTATACTCAATTTTGGAATCGACGATAAAGAATGTGATCATGTGATTGCGTCTTGCAACGCTTACCTCCAAAGGAAGCACTCATTTGGTTTGAGACTtgttgatgcgagaattacttgacacacaaattaaaccctctttttgacaattgtagtatatatgtaagtagggtatcgttctaggccggggattaggagggattgctaatctattctaaattaatttaaaaatattaaacaagactcaagaatataagaagaaacttaaaaacataaaagtaggttttaaaacactaaactagactcaaagagttcaaaacactttaaggcacaaactaaacaaacttaaacacacttcaatacaagaaagtaaatgggaggtattgatggattagctagagatccattcttcacacatgacacacttgtacatgaattgatttccagttgcttttcgataagctattaatactcaacgccccaaattaaccgtgaattgcactaattaaccctcagtttttccacaagttattgggttggatgattgcatacgacaacccaaaacattccctacaagttccctacatgagttgcataatagagatacaagcaagaatcattaagttctatgaaaaacataagcattgacgagacactcgttactatgatttgcatgaaacttatgccaagaatttacttaacgtgattgtgactagcaaccttcactacttatgaatataagttcataacgattaggtgaaactcccttatattctagcgtcaaattcatgcatgaaaattaagcgtgcactctcaacgaacatacacaaatcagtttttatacgaacggataagtaaattgaattcacaacttataaatcacaactgaaggtaatcaattcatattacaaatatattcatggctttgaattaacctctagccaaaataagtttatttacacattattaaaatagaaataaaatagaagtttggaaagattaaaccgagagAGAAGGCTTCTGCTTTCTGTGCTCTGACCAACTCTTACTGTGCTCTCCTCTCCAGATGCCAAGGCAGCATTTCACGCCGCCAACTGGACGTACTGGCCTCTGACAGTCCCCCAATTCCTGTGCTGACCCCGTGCttacctctctctctcgcccTCATCACCGTCTCTCGGTCCTCACTCTCCCATCTTCTGACTGTCGCACTTTCCTCACCTGACTTTCTGCGTGCCGTTccagctgcccaaaggcagctgtCTTTTTCCCTGACGCTGCACTGCTCCTGCCTGACTTTCTgagagctgcccaaaggcagccctTTCTCCCGCTCCCCCCCACTGTGCGTCCTCAGTTTCtgctttttatattttcttgtcaGTCAGTCCATTCTGCTCCTTTATGCCGTGTCCATCCACTGCCTATGTGCCCCTCTTTGACCTATCTTCTTCTCTTATTTTATTTCCACTCCCTGCCACTCACTCCACTTCATTCCTTTCTTTATTCCTAATGTCTCTCCCACTCGGTTTCTCCACTTTTATTCCTTCTCGCCCGTAGCTGTCTTATTTTCCCTTTCCAAATTTCCTTGTCTCCCTctcacattttcttttctgacatGCCCCTCTAGCTACCTGCTTTTTGGACCTGCCACTTATTCCCTTTGCAGTCTGTCCGTCCCACCATCCTCCACTCTTCTATTGCACCAATATGCGTATAGTAAGCTATTAACAAAGTTAATATAATATTCAGATAATTCAAAAACATAGAAAATTGTGTTACTACTAAATAACGTAAACAGctcaaaaataacgtaaatagcataacaaatcctataaacacaaaaataacgtaaatagctcaaaaatataaggaactaactaagaaaagacgagtgaattcgaagtaaaaatatatataaatatgatccgatcacttgTCACCAACAAAGCTGCTCATGGTTATTCCTGATAGAATGAGTTCGTCATTAGATCTTTGCAGCGCCTTTATGCCGGATAggggcatgatattgaccgtaGCCCCATAATCGATGAAGATTTTGGAGATTGGATAGCCTTTAATGTGAGCCGTGACATACAATGgcttcaaatgttgaagattaacTGAATAGGAGTGGGGAAACAGTACAGCCAAAGCTGCTTGAAGTTTATCAACTTTACTCGTTTGCTCATGTTCTTTGGTAGCGATGAAATCGACTTGTGTTGCTTCTTCGGCAACCATATCCCTATCCAAAGAATTTGGTTAGTGTGTGGTTGGCTGAAATTCAGCAGGTAAGACAtggaccatgctgatttccatattgTCGAGGATTGAATGACCCATCGGGTCTTGGTCGTCGTCCTTTAGGTTATCGAGTACGGTACCCTCGACTTGATCATTTCTCGCCTCATCGAGTACCTGCTCTTGTGGTACGTCAATTGAACCTGTTTCATTCAGGCTATCGTCATCGAGCTTGTTCGTTGCTGGGGTTTGATTTTTTCCCTGCAGTACTTTACGAGCTCGTTCCTCATAGGCGATTCGAGCATCCCTTGTATCTAGGTAGGCATTCAAAAGTTCCACACGATCCTTTTTATAAGCCATAAGGCCAAATGAGTATGGCTATGAAGACTTCGAAATGATGTCGTAAATACTGAAagtcttcaaaagaaaaaaagagctcGGCGGTGTCTATGTCTGTGTACAGGTCGACCTTGAAGCTGAGTACTCGAGCTTCACATATGTGTTGGAACCTAGCCTTCATTATTAGGTCAGTGGTTTTTCTGAATAATCTGTTCGGCATCAGGGCAAGTTAGTACCAGGTTGAGGGCTTCTTGACACACCTTGGGTAGGCCGTACAAGTCATTGGTAGAATGTTTCTTGTGAAATTCTCGCATGTACTCTTATTAACGGCTCTTACAGGGTTAATGGAGGAAGATTACTTTCGGCTTTTTCTCTGAAACCCTCGAAACTAGCATTCATCTCCCCGGGCCAAAGGAGAAGTTTGATGCACTTCTCAAACTCTTCAATTGTGGTTTCAAAGTTGTGATCAGTTACCATTTTCCCTTAAAGTAATTCAACCTCACTTCCTGCTGCTTTTTTTTGTTGCCATTTGGTAACTGAAATAGCCTGTACTGCCTGTCGTCGAGCCATGCAGTCTATCCGCTGGCGTCGACGTTTATGAGATTTGGATAATGCAGTATACATGCCAGTAGGAGAATTGTAACTATACCAACATTGGTCGCATAACTCAGATGGCTTGAAGATTTTTTGATTTGCCGATGAATTGGAGCTTCTAGAGTTACGCGAGTAGTAATCCTCATTATAAAATGGTGCATCGAAATCAAGATGTCATCTGGCTGAAGTAGGGCCGTCCGTTCGTATGTAAGGGCCGAGCTTATCGAACATTTTCTGACACTGACCTCCACTGAATTCCTTTGGAGGTGTTGTTGTGGCCTTGGATGGTTGCCGTGCTATTAGAGCCTGGGGTGGGTtctcttttggttcggttttgacGACGTGCGCTTTACAACTGCTGCATAAAACCATCGGTCCATTAGTTTATTCTGCACTGGAGTCTAACATAGACTCGACTATGGCCAATCCTAAAAACCCTGTGGGTGGTTTGTTGGAAAATAGATTAATCTTGAGTTGCGGCAGAGAGTTTTGCTTTGGAACATGTTGTGTTGGAACGAACTCGGCCTTTCATTTCCCTTTGCTCTTAGGTAAATGAGCATCTACCATGCCAACTGTCCCCAAGAGGAAGGGATCAACATCAACAGTCATCTGCTTTTCAGGAAATTTCAGCTTGcctttatcaatccagctttgaatAACATCATGGAACACGACACGGTTATTTATGGTATGCTTATTCGAGTTAtggtacttgcaatatgatGTTCCTTTTAACtcttcggccttaggaatgttgTGTCCTGGCtgaagtttgatgatctttgCCAGCAATAATTGGACAAAAATTTCATCGGCTTTGgtgatatcaaaagtgtaaacttttgatgttttaaTTGCCTCTTCAGAGGCCAAGCGGGTTTTGGCatccttggaattaatttgaACCAATGCCTTACAAACGTACGGTTTATCTATCACTATATCGGCCGCGTCCACACTGACATATTGGAAATCCTCCACTTCGGGCGATGCATAGCTAACCatgggatttttgtaaattgTTCCCCGGGATGGGGACTTTGAGATCTTTTCCTCTCGGAGCAGATAATCATGGGCCAGTTCATACATATCTCggaagtttgcccccaagaatttttttttattttccacatCCAGGCTATTCAGAGCGATTATGACGAATTCAACTTCagggagaggtactcggcaccaatttctGGCTGACTTGAACCTCATTAAGTATTCCATTGGCGACTCGTCAGAGGCTTGAGCCATCCTAGCCATTGAtgaaactgacatttccatccttGGCCGGTTAAATTGTTAATGGAATTTTTCGACAAGTTCCTCCCAACTTTGGATGGAATTGGAAGGGAGGTTGATGTACCAAGCAAATGTTGAACCTGTTAGCGAGAATcgagccacatgttctaacgaggataGGGATGATTCTCTAGCAAAAAGGCTGAAATCTGGGATCTTCAAGCCTTTAGGATATTCAAACTTCTCTACATAAGCTGGGTATAGAAGGATGAATTTCGGGAACTTCAGCCATTTCTTCAAGGCCGAATCGATCATTCTTTAGACCTCGATCATATCAACAGATGCTGCTTAATCCTCCTCTTTTTTCCAAGTCAATTGTTTTGAGCCGAATAGATCTTGTTTCGGCTTGTAGCAGATTACTCTTGAATGGAAGTTGTCAGGATTGATCAATAGGCCCACCTTTAAAAACTCTACTAACCAGTAGTTCGAGCAATCTGGTATGTGTATCACCATTATTTTGTATCACCTCGAGAAAACCGTTCATTTTTTGGCTAACTATTTGTTCAACCTGCTAAGATTGCTCGTCAAGTCATCTTTGAAGGAAACGACCTAGTTGAGGGATCagagccttcaccaccatcttTATCGCAGTCCTCCACTATCCCTTCAATGAAGACACATGCGGTTTTGTTGGGAATTTATGTTTTACGAGGCTGGGTACCGAGACAAACTTCCTTTTCTCGGTGTGTTACACTTGCAGCCTCCGGCGTCACAGCAACTAGAGGATTTTGTGCATGTGATAAAATTTGTTTGGGGCTCTGAACTGGCAGGTCGGTCGTTGATTTTCCCATGATTGAATCGATTATGTTTCGATaagcatgaacttcgtagttctAACActtggtcccactgggcgtgctacattgttgaccctaaaaactaccaagcctacatggCACAGgctgagtaattaataagctaactatgtccttTAGTTGTGTGCTGGGCGTGCCAACTCAACGGTCGAGCTTGGCCggtgagtaaaatttgttgatgttgcgttaggTGCGCTACTAACTTCTTAATCTTATGACTGCggccaaggaaggaacacgtctcggccttcagattctagagcctgaagacaaggctactagttatgcgaagttcacaaatcgtcggcgtCGAATTGGATCAcaatgattatattcgtaaaagTATAAGCACGCCAAATCGACACCAAACTATATGGGCACAAGTACTCAAAGCAAATGTGCGTCTTAATTGTAAACATAGTTCGGCCATCAGAATACTGAACTCTAGATCCCACTTAtaagtatccaatcataaaacaactcggtgTTCGATGCGTCGAGCCCAATAATCCGTAACACCTTACCTCGCCGATAAGGCTAacgagatgacctctaccaataaggattcgaaaatccttctcaacTGAGACTTTGATAGATAATCAGTCGCCCTCgacgcagtgttgtttatccaaactgaaggtgcttcgcggtcggctgattctacggcaacaatgttgtttatctaAACTAAAGGTGTTcatcggttgccttcacagtgctgtttatccaaactgaagatgtgttggcgaaaaagaaaataaaaatctcaaggttgttgagaggtttcgtgtAGAGCAAGAGTTtacgcagggcagtttgtgtgttgagttggaggGCTTAGAACGATGCACCCATTTCTTATTTATAGTAGCCAATCTCATTATGGCCGAACTAGGACTATACTCGGATTAGGATTCTTTATCCTAATCTAACCGAGTCTCGGCCAATCCTACCTCCACTAGGACCCTGAACCAAGCTCTTTATACAGCCACATTCACTTCTCAAATCCTGGCATCCTCGTTCCAATAAGACTCCTTATCATACTAGGACTCGGCCTATTCACTCTTATCCAAATCAATCCTTCTGGCAATAGGGCTCGACCGAACTGATTAGGCGGCCCATAGTATTCTTGGAAAAGCTTTGGACGGAACATAAACCTTCGCTCGGcctaataatattattttgggcccaaacaatagCATATAACTATCCCTAGATTGGAGGGACTCCAAGACTTATAGGATCTAATAGTGTCCATATTCAGATTAGATCACGTGCCTTGCAAAACAAGCATGCTTATCCAACAGAGTCACTAGAACTCCACTTAGTGCCCTAGAGTACAGTGATGGTAGCACCCTGCTTCATCTAATATAGCTTCACCGAGAGCTAGTGAGTCCATGATCGGACTTCTGAGGTAACTGTATTCGAATCAGTCTTACTTTGGCCCtgaaaaatcatggtcccacagcTAACATGAAGATATAACCACTAGTTAACATTCTATCATCAACAAATCCTCCAAGATCAACATCATGTTAATTCCAAACTATCAACATAATGATAACTCAATACATAAGACTATGTTTTTTTCAAGTATTTGAGtactttctttgcaacattcCAGTGACAACACGAGGTTCAATTGAAATCTTCCCAAAGTGCAAAAGCCAAATCAGGTCTGCTACACACTTGAGCATACATCACACTACCCACTAGAGAAGCATAAGGCTTGTCATTCATATGTTGAATCTCAAACTCAATTATTGGACATTGTTTGGTAGAAAACTTGTCTCCTTTCCCAATTGGTTTTTCTCCACCACCACAGTTTTCCATATTAAACCTCTTCAATAATTTACTGATGTAATTCTTTTGTGCAAGCCCTAGAGTTATTTACTGTCTATTTCCAATAATCTCAATCCCCAACACATATTGAGCTTCTCCCAAATCCTTCATGTCAAAATGACTTTTGAGCATGTTCTTGGTTTCATTAAGTAGCTGAGAGCTAGTACTAGCTAGGAagatatcatctacataaagaaccatgaaaattaaattttactttaTCATTTTCATGTAAATGCAGTTGTCTATCTTGTCCTCTATGAAACCAAAACTTGTCACAACATGTTCAAACTTTTTATAACACTATCTTCaagcttgcttaagtccataaatggacttGTTGAGTTTGCAGACTCAATTCTCCTTCCCCTTTTTAATGAATCCAAGTGGTTGTTTCATGTAAATATGTTCATCCAATCCTTCATTTAAGAATGTtgttttaacatccatttgatgaAGTTCCAAATCAAACTGTGTTGAAAGAGCCATTATAACACGAAAAGAATCTTTGGTTGAATCTGGAGAGAAGGTTTCTGCATAATCCACTCCTTCCTTCTGAGTGAATCTCATTTCCACTAACCTTGCTTTAGAACTTTCCACTTTGCCTTGGGAATCTGTCTTAGTTTTAAAAAATCTACTTGCAGCCAATAGCCTTTGTACTTGGTGTACCCTCTACCAAGTTTCGTACATTATTACTTGCCATGGAAGCCAATTCATCATCCATTGCCTCTTGCCAGTAAGAAGCATAAGGACCTGTCATTTCCTCTTTGTAAATTGCTGGATCATCCATGTCACCAACGTCATAATCAATTTTTTGCAAATATACCA is a window from the Malus domestica chromosome 16, GDT2T_hap1 genome containing:
- the LOC139193120 gene encoding uncharacterized protein; translated protein: MGMVKTCDNYWTMHIDGSSTSISADVGIVIQSPNHSRFDYMNNQAEYEALIIDLGVLILDDSELVINQLNETFRCMSYTLAPYHMVASYLAKSFNDVTFKHISRVRNTDADELAQL